TCGCTGCTGACCGGCACCACGGCGTCGCCGACCGACATCTTCATCGTCAGCCAGCCGGTCAATTCCAGCGGCGGCAAGCTGAAGGGTTTCGAAGTCAATGTGCAGCAGCCCTTCAATTTCTTCGATGGTTTCCTGTCGAACTTCGGCGTGCTGGCAAACTACACCTATGTCAGCTCGAATATCGAATATCTGACTTCGGCGAATGGCAGCACATCGGTGCGTGCGCCCCTGGTGGGCCTGTCGAAGCACGCCGCGAACGCGACGCTATATTATGAAGATTCGAAATTCTCGGTCCGTGGGTCGGCCTCCTATCGGTCGAAATATCTCACCGCGGTTCCGGGCACCGAAGGCAATGCGTGGAACGGCACGAACAGCACGTTGAATTTCGACGCGCAGCTTTCCTACGCGATCAACGACCGGCTCAAGCTGAGCCTCGAAATGATCAATCTGACCGACGAGAAGAATGATCAATATGTGGACGAGACGAACCGCCTGAGCGTGCTCACCCACAGCGGCCGGCAGTTCAACTTCGGCCTGCGTTTCAGCCTGTAACGGAAGGGAATGAGGGTGATCGACGGCAGCATATTGATCGGACGCGCGACGCGGCGGAGCAAAGAAAGCTTCCACGCCTATGATCCCGCGACCGGTGCCGTCGTCGGTCCCGCCTTTGGCATCGCAAGCGCGGCGGACGTTGCCGACGCCTGCGCGCTCGCCGCGGACGCCGCAGGGCCCTTTGGGTCGCTTACCCCCGCCGTCCGTGCCGATTTTCTCGATGCCGTGGCCGCTGCGATAACCGATATCGGCGATGTGCTGATCGAGACCGCGATGGCCGAAACCGGCCTGCCGCGTGCCCGCCTGGAGGGGGAGCGCGGCCGGACGACCGGCCAATTGCAATTGTTCGCTGCGGTTGTGCGGCAGGGCGATTGGCTCGACGCGACGCTCGACAGTGCGTTGCCCGACCGCGTCCCGCCGCGTCCGGCGCTGCGGCGAATGAACTTGTCGTTGGGGCCGGTCGCGGTCTTTGGCGCGTCGAACTTCCCGCTCGCCTTCTCGGTCGCTGGCGGTGACACGGCTTCGGCCTTTGCCGCCGGCTGTCCGGTCGTGGTCAAGGGGCACAGCGCGCATCCCGGCACGGGCGAACTGGTCGCGCGTGCGGTGCAAAAGGCGGTTGCCGACTGCGGTCTTCCCGAGGGCGTGTTCTCCTATCTGCCGGGCAAGTCGCACGCGCTGGGGTCGGCGCTGGTCGCCGATCCGCGGATCAAGGCGGTCGGCTTCACCGGATCGCGCGGGGGCGGACTGCACCTCGTCGAAATCGCGCGCAAGCGCAAAGAACCCATTCCCGTCTATGCCGAGATGAGCAGCGTAAACCCGGTAATCATCCTCCCGGGGGCACTTGCTGATCGCGGCATTGAACTGGCCGGCGCCTTTTCTTCCTCCCTTACACTCGGCGCCGGCCAATTTTGTACCAATCCCGGGACGATCGTCGCGGTCGACGGTCCGGCCCTTGATGCATTCGTCGGCGCGGCCGCCGCGGCCCTGGCCGATGTGGAGCCCGCCACGATGCTTAGTGCCGGAATCGCTTCGGCTTATGCCGACGGCGTGGCCGCGCTCGATCGCAACGCAGCGGTTGAGCGCGCCTCCGCAGAGCGCGGTGCCGGGCATAACCGCTGCGTACCGGCGCTGTTCGAAACGACTGCAGAGGCTTATGCCCGCGATGCGTCGATCGGCGACGAGGTGTTCGGAAGCGCCGCGATCGTGGTGCGCTGCCGCGACATCGCCGAGGTTGCAGCGGTTGTCGCGGGCATGGAAGGCCAGCTTACCGCGACGATCCATATGGACCAGCGTGACATGGAAATGGCGCGGCCGCTCGTGCCGCTGCTCTCCGACAAGGCGGGGCGTCTGCTGGTCAACAGCTGGCCGACCGGCGTCGAAGTGACCCATGCCATGGTGCATGGCGGGCCGTTCCCCGCAACATCCGACAGCCGGTCGACATCGGTGGGGTCACTGGCGATTGCGCGTTTCCTGCGCCCTATGTGCTTCCAGAACCTACCGGAGGACATGCTGCCGCCGGCACTTCAGGACAGCAATCCGTGGCACCTTTCGCGGCGCATTGATGGCGAATTGCGCGCCCCTGCTGCCACACTCGCAAACGCGTAAGTCGAACCGGATATCATCTCGTTTATACGGAAGAGGGCGTCATGAGCATTATTTTCGCACTGCTTCTCGCAGGCAATCAAACGGCGCCGATGGTCGTCGTCGATGAGGCGGATACGGTGCAGGAAGGGCCGGCCCCGCACGGCAAGATCGGGCAATCGACGGCATGGCGGATCAGCGATGCGGTTCCGTCGCCACGCAGCTTCGAATTCAGAAAGCGTCAGCTTCACGTGGGTGCAGCGATCGGGATCCATCCGATCGACCATGATGAAATCTATTATGTGCTGTCGGGCACCGGCACCGTCCATTCGGACGGAGAGGAGAGGGAACTGCGTTCGGGCATGGCGGCTTGGCTGTATAGCGGCGCCAGCGTCGGAATTCGCCAGACGGGCGATGTACCGCTCGTCCTCATAATTGCCTATCCTAACAGGCCGCAACGCTGAAGCGATTGGCCAGCGCTAGCGAGTGCCAAGCGAATTTACTGAAAACCTTCTACTTTCCTCATTCCCACTCAATCGTGCCCGGCGGCTTCGACGTGTAGTCGTACACCACGCGGTTGATGCCCTGGACCTCGTTGATGATGCGTGTTGCGCAGCGGCTCAGGAAGCTTGCGTCGAACGGATAAATGTCGGCGGTCATGCCGTCGGTCGAGGTGACCGCGCGGAGAGCGCAGACATGGTCGTAGGTCCGTCCGTCGCCCATCACGCCCACCGTCTTTACTGGCAGCAGTACCGCGAACGCCTGCCAGATCGCGTCGTAAAGGCCGGCATTCCGGATCTCCTCCAGATAAACGGCGTCGGCCTTGCGAAGAATGTCGCAACGCTCCTTGCTGACCTCGCCCGGGATACGGATCGCGAGGCCGGGGCCGGGGAAGGGGTGGCGGCCGACGAAGATGTCGGGAAGGCCGAGTTCCTTGCCGAGCAGGCGCACTTCGTCCTTGAACAACTCGCGCAGCGGTTCGACGAGCTTCATGTTCATGCGCTCGGGCAGGCCGCCGACATTGTGGTGGCTCTTGATCGTGACGCTCGGCCCACCGGTGAAGCTGACCGATTCAATAACGTCGGGATAAAGTGTGCCCTGCGCGAGGAAGTCGGCGCCGCCGATCTTCTTCGCTTCCTCCTCGAACACGTTGATGAATTCGGCGCCGATGAACTTGCGCTTCTTTTCGGGGTCGGTGACGCCGGCAAGGCCCGCCATAAACCGTTCCTCGGCGTCGACGACGACGAGCGGGATGTTGTAATGATCGCGGAACAGGCGCTCGACCTGTTCGCGTTCGTTCATGCGCAAAAGGCCGTGGTCGACGAAGACACAGGTGAGCTGCTCGCCGACCGCCTCGTGGATCAGCACCGCCGCGACCGCGCTGTCGACGCCGCCCGACAGGCCGCAGAGCACGCGCTGGTCGCCGACCTGCGCGCGGATTTCGGCGATCTTGGTGGCGCGGAATTCGGCCATCGTCCATTCGCCGCTGCACCCGCAGACGTGGCGGACGAAATTGGCAATCAGCTTCGCGCCATCGGGCGTGTGGACGACCTCGGGATGGAATTGCGTGCCATAATAGCGGCGCTCGTCGTCGGCGATCAGCGCGAAGGGCGCGCCGTCGCTGACTGCGACGATGCGGAAGCCGGGGGCAAATTGCGTGACCTTGTCGCCGTGGCTCATCCACACCTGATGGCGTTCGCCGACTTCCCACAGCCCATCGAACAACACGCAGGGTTCGGTGACGGTCAGGAAGGCGCGCCCGAATTCGCCGTCGCGCTCACCGTCGGCGCCGCCGGGCTCGACCTGCCCGCCGAGCTGCTGGCTCATCACCTGCTGGCCGTAACAGATGCCGAGGATCGGCAGGCCGCTGTCGAAGATCGATTGCGGCGCGCGCGGGCTGCCGCTCGCGGGGACCGACGCGGGCGAGCCCGAGAGGATCACGCCCTTCGGCTGCATCCGTTCGAGTGCCGCCTCGGCGGCGTTGAACGGGACGATCTCGCTATACACGCCGGCTTCGCGGACGCGGCGGGCGATGAGCTGGGTGACCTGTGACCCGAAGTCGATGATCAGGATCGATTCAGGCGCGGCGGAAGAGTCTGGAGTCGTCATGGGTGGCCGATAAGGGTGAAGGCGCATGCTGTCCAGCGGTCGATATGAGGCGCCCATCGAACGACGATGGCCTCGACACATTGTTGCGACAATTGCGCGACATAGATGAACCGCGAACAAAGCGCGGCGTCATCGAGGGTTCAGCGCTCTCATGCGAAGAAAAAAACGAAGACAGAAAAGAAACAAAAAGGCTCTCCCATGAATAACATTCGCCTGACCATTTCCGCACGCGCTGCCTTGCTCGCCGCAGGTGCCTCGTTCGCGCTGCCCGCGATGGCCGAGGCGCCGATCGGTCCGCCGATCGCGGCGGCGGTCGCCGAACAGCCGGCGGAAGCCGCGCCCGCGGCGCCCGAAACGGTCGAAGATGCCTATGACGATTACAGCGAGGACGAGATCGTCGTCACCGCGCCGCGTCTCGCCGGCCAGCTCGATACCGACATCAAGGCCGAGGCCGAACTCGATGAGGCGGCGATCGCGAGCTATGGCGTGTCGAACGTGTCCGAACTGCTCGATGCGCTTGCGCCGCAGACGCGTTCGGGCCGCGGGCGCGGCGGCGGACGGCCGATCATCCTCGTCAACGGCCGCCGCATCGGCGGCTTCGGCGAGGTGCGCAACCTGCCCCCGGAAGCGATCGCCAAGGTCGAGGTTTTCCCGGAGGAAGTCGCGCTGCAATATGGCTATTCGGCCGACGAGCGCGTCGTAAACATGGTGCTCAAGCCCAATTTCCGCCAGGTCGCGATCGAAGGCGAGGGCGGCATCCCGACGCAGGCCGGACGTTTCCAGAGCGAGATCCAGCCGAGCTTTCTTGCGATCGGTGAAAACGGCCGCCTCAATGTCAACGCGGGCTGGGATCACAAATCGATGCTGCTCGAAAGCGAGCGGAACCTCGATTACGACGATCCGGCGCAGGCTGCCGAAGCCCCGGCGCGCAGCCTTCTCGGCGCGTCGGACGAATATTCGATCGACGCAACGGTCCAGCGCAGCCTGAACAAGACGACCGATGCATCGATCAACGTGCGTTGGGACCAGACCGATACCCTGTCGCTGCTCGGTCCGGGCGTCGGCGGCGTCGATGACCCGCTCGAACGCCACAGCCGCGCGCGCAATCTGACCTCGACCGCCAGCGTTAACGGCATGCTTGGCGACTGGCGCTGGTCGGTCTCGGGCAACTATGCCGATGCCGATCAGTTGACCTTTACCGATCGCATCACCGGAACCCGCGACCGTTTCGAAAGCAGCCAGCAGACCTTCGGCGGCAACGCCAATCTGTCGGGCACGGTGACCGACGGATGGGCGGGGCCGATCCGCCTGTCGATGACGGGCAGCTATTCGGGGCTGCGTTTCGACAGCCGCTCCGACAATGCGAACGGAATAACGACGACCGACCTCTCGCGCGATTTGCCGGGTGTGTTCGGCTCGTTGACCGTGCCGCTCCTCGATCCCGAATATGAGGTGGGCAACATCGGTCGCGTCTCGCTGACGCTCAGCGGTCAGGTACAGAATCCAAGTGATTTTGAGGCGCTCAAAAGCTGGGGCGCGAACCTCAACTGGGGCGTGACCGACAATCTCTCGCTGATCGCCAGCTTCAACCAGGACGAGGCGGCGCCGGGCATCCAGCAACTCGGCGCTGCGCCGCTGGTGACGCCCGCAGTCACCTATTATGATTTTTCGACTGGGCAGACGGTGCAGATTACGACGACCACCGGCGGCAATCCCTTCCTGCTTGCCGAACAGCGCCGCGACCTCAAACTGGGGCTCAACTGGTCGCCGCCGATGGTTGAGGGGCTGAATTTTTCGATCAATTACAACCGCAACAAAAGCTATGACACGGCGAACAGCCTGCCCTTGCTCACGCCCGAGATCGAAGCGGCCTTCCCTGATCGCGTCACGCGCGATGCCAATGGCGTTCTGCTCGCGATCGACCAGCGTCCGGTCAATTTCGACCAGTCGGAAAATTCGCAGATTCGTTGGGGCCTGAACTTCGGCAAAAGCTTCGGCCAGCAGCGCGGCCCGGGCGCAGGTGGTCCCGGTGGCGGACGTCCCGACGGTGCGGGTGCGCGCGAAGGTGGCGGTGGCCCCGGAGCGGGTCGCCAGCGCGGCGGCGGTGGGGGACCGCGCATGGGTGGGCGTGGTCCGGGCGGCCCCGGCGGAATGTTTGGCGGCCCTCAAGGCGGGCGTTGGCAGGTGTCGCTCTATCATACGATCAAGCTGACCGACACGGTGCTGATCCGTCCTGGTGTACCCGAACTCGACCTTCTGAACGGGTCCGCGACGGGCAGCGGCGGCGGCAGCAACCGCCACCTGTTCGAACTCGACGGCGGGCTGTTCAACAAGGGTATGGGCGTACGGCTTAGCGCCAAATATGACAGCGGCAGCACGGTGACCGGCGGCAGCGCGGGTGATTTGAAGTTCGGCGATCTCGCAACCTTCAACCTGCGCTTCTTCGTCGATCTGGGTCAGAAGCCGAAGTTGACCGAGAAGCTGCCGTTCCTGAAAGGGTCGCGCCTGCGCCTTGCGGTCGACAATATCTTCGACGCGCAGCGCAAGATCACCGATCAGAATGGCCGCGTGCCGCTGAACTACCAGCCGGGCTATATCGACCCCTTGGGCCGCTATATCGAGCTGGAGTGGCGCAAGACCTTCTAGGTGGCGAGCCGTGCGCCGGCGATGGCGTCGCGCGGCGGTTCGGAGGGCACGAACGTCAGCGCCTTGGCGAACTGTGCGGTACAGCTTGCCCAGCTATACCGTCTGCCCAGCGCTTCGGCGTCGGCACGGTCACAGGCTAGTGCGGCATCGATCGCGTGGCCGAGATTCTCGTCGAGCGCCCCGGCGCCTTCGCGCACGATATCGGCGGGGCCCGGTACCGGATAGGCTGCCACCGGGGTTCCGCAGCTCATCGCCTCGATAATCACGAGGCCGAATGTGTCGGTGCGACTCGGAAAGACGAAAACGTCGGCGCCCGAATAGGCCGCAGCCAGCGCGTCGCCGCTTAGTTTGCCGAGGAACAATGCATCCGGATGCCGCGCCTTCAATTCGGCGAGCGCGGGTCCTTCGCCGACGATGACCTTGGTGCCCGGACGATCGCAATCGAGGAACGCCCCGATATTCTTCTCGACCGCAACGCGGCCGACATAAAGCTGGATTGGCCGCGCCAGCCCCGCATAAGCCGGATGCGGAGCGCGATCCGGACGGAACAGCGCGTGGTCGACCCCGCGTTCCCACATCATCGTCTGAACGAGACCCTGTTCGGCGAGCTCGCGCGCTAGGCTGCGCGTTGCGACCATGATGTGCCGCGCGGGACGGTGGAACCAGCGGATGAAACGCCACACGAAAGCGGGCGATACCGGCAGCCGCGCCGCTACATATTCGGGGAAGCGCGTGTGATAGGCGGTGGTGAAGGGAAAACCATTGTCGAGGCACCAGCGCCGCGCCGCCATGCCGAGCGGGCCTTCGGTCGAGATATGGATCGCTTGCGGTGCAAAGGCGCGGATGCGTCGCCCGACCTTGCGCCGCCCCGCCAGGGCAAGCCGGATTTCGGGATAGGAAGGGCAGGGGAATGAGCGGAACAGGTCGGGCGAGATGACCCCGACCTCATGTCCTGCGGTACGCAGTTCGCCGATCGTCGCCTGCAGCGTGCGGACGACGCCGTTGACCTGCGGCTCCCACGCGTCGGTGACGATGAGGATTCTCATGCAGCGCGCGCCGGGGCGGGCAGTTCGAGCGGCGTCGGCGCTGTCCGGCTCGCGACCTCTTCGGCCCAGTGCAATATCTCCATCGTGCCGTCATGATGCTCGACCAGCGCGGTGCAGCCTTCGACCCAGTCGCCGTCGTTATAATATTCGGTGCCCTCGATCTCGCGCATCTCGGCGCTGTGGATGTGGCCGCAGACCACCCCATCGACCCCGCGCGAGCGCGCCGCGTGCGCGACAACTTCTTCGTAGCGGCCGATGAACTGGACGGCGTTCTTGACCTTGTGCTTGGCGACCATCGACAGCGACCAATAGGGCAGGCCGAAAGCGCTGCGGATGCGGTTCACGACCACATTGCACTTCATCAGCGCGGTGTATGCGGCGTCGCCGACAAAGGCGAGCCAGCGGTGCGCCAGCATCACCGCGTCGAATTCGTCGCCATGGACGACGAGCAGCTTCTTGCCGGTCGCAGTTTCGTGGATCGCTTCGCGGCGGATCTCGACGCCGCCGAAATCGAAGCCGTCGAACGGCTTGACCATCTCGTCATGGTTGCCGGGGACATAGACGACGCGCGTGCCGCGCTTTGCGCGCTTCAGCACCCGCCATACGACGTCATTATGCTCGGGCGGCCAAAAGTGACGCTTCTTGAGCCGCCAGCCATCGATGATGTCGCCGACCAGGTACAGCGTCTCGCAATCGACATGGTCAAAGAAGTCGATCAGCAGCGGCGCGTTGCAGCCCCGCGTGCCGAGATGGATATCGCTGACCCATACCGCGCGATAGCTACGGCGTTCGCCGATCACGCGTTCGGGAATATGCGGGTCGCTGGTGAACGGGTCGGGAAAACGCGCGGGGATGGGCAGGGTCGAAATCGTGGCCATGTCACACTCCGTAGGCAGCCTCGGGCTGCCCACGGCCTAGACAGGAGTTTTGTTACAACGTTCGACTCAAACTAGCGACAATTTGAAGAAAGTTTGAAGGCGCTTCGGTGACGTTGCCTATTTGACACATATTCGGTTAACCATGATCCAATCAGGTTCGTCGGATCACCAAATTCCGGATCTCGCTCATATCTTCCATCGCGAAACGCACGCCCTCGCGGCCAAGTCCGCTGTCCTTCACGCCGCCATAAGGCATGTTGTCGACGCGGTAGGAGGAGACATCGTTGACGACGATGCCGCCGACGTCGAGATGATCCCATGCTTCGAGCACCTTGTGGATGTCACGCGTGAACAGCCCGGCCTGCAGGCCGAATTTGCTGTCGTTGACCTCGACCAGCGCGGCCTCCCAGTGGCTGAATTTCGACAGGATGACGACCGGGCCAAAGGCTTCCTCGCGCACGACATCGGTGTCGGCCGGGACATTTTCGAGCAGTGCCGCTTCAAGCATATTGCCGTCGCAGCCACCGCCCGCGAGCAAGGTCGCGCCGGCCGCGACCGCGTCGTCGATCCAGCCTTTCAGCCGCTGTGCTTCCTTAACCGAAATCATCGGGCCGATGAACGTGTCGCGCAGCTTGGGATCGCCTGATTTCAGCGTCTTGACCTTCGCAGTGAGCATGTCGCGGAACGTGTCGTAGATCTCCTCATGGATGATCACGCGCTGCACATGGATGCAACTCTGCCCCGACTGATAATAGCCGCCGAAGATGATGCGCGCGAGCGCATGGTCGAGGTCGGCGTCCTTGTCGACGACCACAGCAGCGTTGCCGCCAAGTTCGAGCACGACCTTCTTTTTGCCCGCCTTGGCCTTCAGATCCCATCCGACACCCGGGGATCCGGTGAAGCTAAGGAGTTTCAGGCGCTCGTCGGTGGTGAACAGGTCGGCGCCCGCGCGGGTCGCCGGCAATATGCTGAACGCGCCCTCAGGCAATATGTCGCACTCGGCGAGCACCTCGCCCATGATGATCGCGCCCAAAGGCGTCAGCGACGCGGGCTTCATCACGAACGGGCAGCCCATCGCGATCGCGGGTGCGATCTTGTGTGCGGCCAGGTTCAGCGGGAAGTTGAAGGGGGAGATGAAGCTGCACGGGCCGATCGGCACGCGCTTCCACATTCCCATATAGCCCTTGGCGCGCGCCGAAATGTCGAGCGGCTGGACCTCGCCATAGTTGCGCGTCGCTTCCTCGGCGGCGATGCGGAAGGTGTCGATCAGGCGCGTGACCTCGCCCTCGCTGTCGGCGATCGGCTTGCCCGCCTCGACGCACAGGGCATAAGCGAGCTCGTCGAACCGCTCCTGAAACCGTCCGACGCAGTGGGTTAGCACATCACGCTTCTCGAAACTCGCGAGCCGCGCCATCGGCTCGGCGGCGCGCACGGCGCCCGCGATCGCTTCGTCGATCACATCGGGCGTCGCGAGCGCGGTCCGAAACGCAACCTCGCCGGTGAATTTGTCGATCACCTCAAGATCGGTGTTCGGCTGCACCGCCTTGTTGTTGAGATAGAGCGGATAGACGTCTTTCAATTTCATTTTTCACCTCTCCGTTCCCCGGCGAGCCGGGGCCCAGGGCTGGAACGCGCGACGATGGCGCAATGGCGCTCTGGACCCCGGCTTTCGCCGGGGAACAGGAAGCAGAGTTTACAGCTCCTTCGACAGCTTCTTGATGTCGATGTTCAAAATCTGGTCATTCTCTGAATAATCGACCGGGCAGTCGATCAGATGCACCCCCGGAGTATCGCGCGTGTGGGCCAGAAGTTCCTTGAGGTGCGCGGCGCTCTCGACGCGGTGTCCGTGCGCGCCATAGCTTTCGGCATATTTGACGAAATCGGGGTTGCCATAGGTCAGCCCCCAGTCCTTGAAGCCCATGTTGGCCTGTTTCCAGCGGATCATGCCATAGCTGTTGTCGTTGAGGATCAGCACGGTGATGTTGAGCCCCAGCCGAACCGCGGTCTCCATCTCCTGGCTGTTCATCATGAACCCGCCGTCGCCGCAGATCGCCATGACCTTGCGCCCCGGATAGATCATCGCCGACATCATCGCCGACGGCAGGCCCGCGCCCATTGTCGCGAGCGCATTGTCGAGCAGCACGGTGTTGGGACGATAGGCGGTGTAACCGCGCGCGAACCAGATTTTATAGACGCCATTGTCGAGGCAGATGATCCCGTCGTCGGGCATCGCGTCGCGGATCGACTGAACCAGATGCGGCGGGAAGATCGGGAAGCGCTCGTCCTTCGCCAGCGGCGCGGTGTGATCGACCTCGCCCTGCCGATAGGCGAGCAGATGGTCGAACTTCCAACTGCCGTTGGGAACGATGTCCTCCTTCATCTGCCATACCGCATTGGCGATATCGCCGATCACTTCGATGTCGGGGAAATAGACCGGATCGACTTCGGCGGTCTTGCTCGACACATGGATCACGGTTGGGCCGCCGCGCTGCATGAAGAAGGGCGGCTTTTCAATGACATCATGGCCGAGGTTGACGATGCAATCCGATGCTTCGACCGCACGGTGGACAAAGTCGCCCGATGACAGTGCAGCGCAGCCGAGGAATTTCGGGTGGCGCTCGTCGATCACGCCCTTGCCGAGCTGCGTCGTCAGGAAGGGGATGCCGGTCTTTTCGATGAACTGCAGCAACATGCGGCCGGTCATCGTGCGGTTCGCGCCCGCGCCGATGACGAGGACGGGCGAGGTCGCGTTTTCGAGCGCCTTCACCGCTTCGCGGATCGACTTCACATCGGCGGTCGGGCGGCGGACATGGCTGCGCTTTAGCGGCAGGCTGTCGGTATGCTCGTCGGCGATATCTTCGGGCAGCTCGATATGGACTGCGCCGGGCTTTTCTTCCTCGGCGAGGCGAAAGGCTTCGCGAACGCGGCTCGGAATATTGTCCGACGACGCCATCTGGTGGGTGAATTTGGTAATGGGGCCCATCATCGCGACGACGTCGAGGATCTGGAAACGGCCCTGCTTTGATTTCTTGATCGGCTTTTGCCCGGTGATCATCATCATCGGCATGCCGCCAAGCTGCGCATAAGCCGCAGCGGTGACGAAGTTCGTCGCGCCGGGCCCCAAGGTCGCAAGGCAGACCCCGGTCTTGCCGGTGTGGCGCCCATAGGTGGCGGCCATGAAGCCCGCGCCCTGTTCGTGCCGCGTCAGGATAAGCTTGATCTTGGTCGAGCGCGACAGGCTGTCGAGAAAGTCGAGATTCTCTTCGCCCGGAACGCCGAAAATATATTCG
This sequence is a window from Sphingopyxis sp. USTB-05. Protein-coding genes within it:
- a CDS encoding acetolactate synthase large subunit — protein: MKKASDLFIECLEEEGVEYIFGVPGEENLDFLDSLSRSTKIKLILTRHEQGAGFMAATYGRHTGKTGVCLATLGPGATNFVTAAAYAQLGGMPMMMITGQKPIKKSKQGRFQILDVVAMMGPITKFTHQMASSDNIPSRVREAFRLAEEEKPGAVHIELPEDIADEHTDSLPLKRSHVRRPTADVKSIREAVKALENATSPVLVIGAGANRTMTGRMLLQFIEKTGIPFLTTQLGKGVIDERHPKFLGCAALSSGDFVHRAVEASDCIVNLGHDVIEKPPFFMQRGGPTVIHVSSKTAEVDPVYFPDIEVIGDIANAVWQMKEDIVPNGSWKFDHLLAYRQGEVDHTAPLAKDERFPIFPPHLVQSIRDAMPDDGIICLDNGVYKIWFARGYTAYRPNTVLLDNALATMGAGLPSAMMSAMIYPGRKVMAICGDGGFMMNSQEMETAVRLGLNITVLILNDNSYGMIRWKQANMGFKDWGLTYGNPDFVKYAESYGAHGHRVESAAHLKELLAHTRDTPGVHLIDCPVDYSENDQILNIDIKKLSKEL